The genomic region GAACCCTCTGACGATAATCACATTTTTCTTTCTTCCACAGATATACAAATAGCCGTCCTCATCAAGATACCCGATATCACCTGTATACAAACAGCCATTTTTTAATACCTTCTTCGTCTCCTCTTCATTTTTATAATATCCTGACATTACATTGGGACCCTTTACAAGAATCTCCCCCACGGTATAAGGTGCAGCTTTGATCATCCCATCAGCTTCAATAAAAATGGTAACTCCCTTTATCGCCTGCCCTACCGAATCCAGCTTTTCTGTGCTGGGATTCGTACATTTTGCAATAAGAGGAGCAGCCTCTGTCATTCCATAGCCCTGCCAAAGTTGTATTCCTGGATAGGCATGCAAAAGTCTTCGCAGTGCCTCTCCGGAAACTTTGCTTCCTCCGAATCCGAAACATTTTAAGCCGTGAATATCATAAGGGACAGGCCTGCCTGCTGTCTGTTCCATCAAAAGCGGAACCATTGCTCCGCCCTCATAGTGGGTCACGCTGTGTTTTTCGACTGTTTTATAAAAAGTGTCCAAAGTAAAGCCTTCTTTAAGGAGAACGATAGGAAACGATTTCATAAGACAGGCACACAAAATCATCAATCCATATGCAGTAGAAAGAGGGGCGGCTAGGATATAGCGGATTTTCTTCTCAGGCATGTTTTCAAAGCACATTTTATCAATATACCCCTGGACAGAAGACTCAATATTCCGCTCCGAAAGCGATACGATCTTAGCTCTGCCTGTCGAACCGGATGTGGGCAGGAGAATCATAGGTTCATCCTCTCCCGTATCATTCGGGCAAAGAATGTCTATCACTCCTTCCGGCTGGCATTCCTCTATGTAAATGATCAGTAAATTAGAAATAGACAGAGCTTTTATCTCTTC from Propionispora hippei DSM 15287 harbors:
- a CDS encoding class I adenylate-forming enzyme family protein — protein: MIRNLFLNQTKLQQPAVIDGEICITFQDLIQKSRAIEVRLPQSPWENAAIYLPDGSDFIAALFGIIRLGKTAFPFNAHLTRHEIIPLLKQTVTDIIITSSTFRPVMEEIKALSISNLLIIYIEECQPEGVIDILCPNDTGEDEPMILLPTSGSTGRAKIVSLSERNIESSVQGYIDKMCFENMPEKKIRYILAAPLSTAYGLMILCACLMKSFPIVLLKEGFTLDTFYKTVEKHSVTHYEGGAMVPLLMEQTAGRPVPYDIHGLKCFGFGGSKVSGEALRRLLHAYPGIQLWQGYGMTEAAPLIAKCTNPSTEKLDSVGQAIKGVTIFIEADGMIKAAPYTVGEILVKGPNVMSGYYKNEEETKKVLKNGCLYTGDIGYLDEDGYLYICGRKKNVIIVRGFNVHPEEVETCILNSLLAADCVVYGKVDSTGNEIVCADIIPQDASVCREKLEEKIRTYCKTHLSGVKQPRKIQIVDMIRKTMTGKIERKRGE